A genome region from Chthonomonas sp. includes the following:
- a CDS encoding DUF4127 family protein, translating to MKSIWCSVAFALGASGAAKSRILLIPIDDRPATGQFAQMIGAIADVEVVLPPAKLLGRFTSAGDSDAVLRWLETQDPKQFEAAIVSTDMLTYGGLIASRESASTYEQAIQRIRRFQSWRRGAKDLRVFGFGALMRIAPTALERTRPWRDALAKLAVLRSKLEVEPTVELKTEIERLKTRIPAQSLSAYYAARRRNHLVQRELCRQVAAGVYDYMIFGQDDAQPFGPQVSETVKLRQMVANLSVSSRTYFCEGIDQHANVLVSRAITQAANWSPKVRIVYSDASQILAIPAYEQKGIYKSVEESIVASGGQVAKSGAPFDYSLYVNVPNASAENLSLFKGRLAQEVEQGFPVAVADTNLGKTGTGDPELFQFMLEQGRAQRLLGYAGWNTAGNTLGTTIPAASVYLTARQLDVDPAHREMARQTFLLHRLVNDFEFHRYTRPEAYRLRDLTEQGGAKEEVYGYAFDVINDFVRRDVTTRLQQTFQTYFRGNQFFAGSDRLEVSDLTDVDVNLPWPRAYEVRISFALKAEPAK from the coding sequence ATGAAATCGATTTGGTGCAGTGTCGCGTTCGCCCTCGGGGCAAGTGGTGCGGCCAAATCGCGCATCCTGCTCATTCCGATCGACGATCGGCCCGCCACCGGGCAGTTTGCCCAAATGATCGGCGCGATCGCCGATGTCGAAGTGGTTCTGCCGCCGGCCAAGTTGCTGGGCCGGTTCACGAGCGCCGGAGACAGCGATGCGGTGCTCCGATGGCTGGAAACGCAGGACCCGAAGCAGTTTGAGGCGGCGATTGTGAGCACCGACATGCTGACCTACGGCGGCCTCATCGCCAGCCGAGAATCCGCGAGCACGTACGAGCAAGCAATCCAGCGCATTCGACGCTTCCAAAGCTGGCGACGCGGCGCGAAGGACTTGCGCGTGTTTGGCTTTGGCGCGCTTATGCGGATCGCCCCGACCGCCCTCGAACGCACCCGTCCGTGGCGCGATGCCCTCGCCAAACTGGCCGTCTTGCGCTCGAAGCTCGAGGTCGAGCCGACGGTCGAACTGAAGACCGAAATCGAGCGGCTCAAGACGCGCATTCCCGCGCAAAGTTTGTCGGCGTATTACGCGGCCCGGCGGCGCAACCACCTGGTTCAGCGCGAGCTCTGCCGCCAAGTTGCGGCGGGCGTTTACGACTACATGATTTTTGGGCAAGACGATGCCCAGCCCTTCGGTCCGCAAGTGAGCGAAACCGTTAAGCTGCGGCAGATGGTCGCGAACCTGAGCGTCTCCAGCCGCACCTATTTCTGCGAAGGCATTGACCAGCACGCCAATGTTTTGGTGAGCCGGGCGATCACGCAGGCCGCAAACTGGTCGCCTAAGGTGCGGATCGTCTACTCCGACGCGAGCCAGATTCTCGCGATCCCGGCCTACGAACAAAAGGGCATCTACAAAAGCGTCGAGGAGTCCATCGTCGCGAGCGGAGGTCAAGTCGCCAAGAGCGGCGCGCCGTTCGACTACTCGCTTTATGTGAACGTGCCCAACGCGAGCGCCGAAAACCTGAGCCTGTTCAAAGGTCGGTTGGCGCAAGAAGTGGAGCAGGGCTTCCCGGTGGCGGTGGCCGATACAAACCTGGGCAAGACAGGCACCGGCGACCCCGAATTGTTCCAATTCATGCTGGAGCAAGGCCGCGCGCAACGCCTGCTCGGCTACGCCGGTTGGAACACCGCCGGCAACACGCTCGGCACGACGATTCCGGCGGCGTCGGTTTATCTCACGGCCCGCCAACTCGATGTCGATCCCGCGCACCGCGAAATGGCGCGCCAGACGTTCTTGCTCCATCGCTTGGTGAACGATTTTGAGTTCCACCGCTACACCCGCCCCGAGGCCTATCGCCTCCGCGACCTCACCGAGCAAGGCGGTGCGAAGGAGGAGGTGTACGGCTACGCGTTTGATGTCATCAACGACTTCGTTCGGCGCGACGTGACCACACGCTTGCAGCAGACTTTCCAAACGTACTTCCGCGGCAACCAGTTTTTCGCGGGGAGCGATCGGTTGGAAGTTAGCGACCTCACCGATGTGGATGTTAACTTGCCGTGGCCGCGCGCCTACGAGGTGCGCATCTCGTTT